A genomic window from Anticarsia gemmatalis isolate Benzon Research Colony breed Stoneville strain chromosome 6, ilAntGemm2 primary, whole genome shotgun sequence includes:
- the LOC142973564 gene encoding patched domain-containing protein 3-like translates to MAKNKSVRTPQELWESMSSKSVHLVEGIFFHLGVLVARHPWKTVVLTLSFVILSCVGLLKFHIEKNPMNLWVPPESDFYYDTNWYIDKFGTGLRLQKVIITADNVLDPQVLLAIHNISTKIKSIEVKYEDKVYTIKDLCFKVPVVNFYSSSRDKRSLDSTSGDNNSTKSGNSDSDFSDPTLWVNDDFYCDFLESFQYTCLQNNILDMWKNDLAEITLATRKDILDKVNKVKTNPTTGHPVDYLQHFGGLSYNEHREVVAAKSVMLTWYTQVNMSTVDINEVGNLVGTEDWVSIPLALWENKYLEVLSSMSHNLSGLEVFYEAGRSFADISGQAMFDELDKLFLGIMLMFIYIQFALSRFNWLQIRLTLGSVGLLCVGLAYVSAVGWCSILGISFGPIHSSLPFLLMGLGIDDMFVMKACWDNLPESASQKSLPVKVGLMLKHAGVSIVITSFTDIVALLIGAITILPSLKSFCIYAAVGVFFIFCYSVTFYVAVFTLDIKRIQDNRNGILFCYQHKREIKIATEKTMFQNALAYFYKNVVFTIPGKTIVILFTTIITGFSIQAILHLEQRFDPKWFIPEDTYYKDFMNAQDYYYPDEGNMAMVFLGKMDYNKELIKLNGMMQELKKEVYINDVSAWVESFHQYVLQNFNRDLFKNESATSDSEFKSYLSRFLYSPIGGRYQVNFKFADHFLCGDPATEILASTMSFKFMKFRGPDEYIPAMNHVKDIVKSTNITSGDGYKSVWSKIFSSWVTDEIIAVEVERNIELALLCVMVCTIILITNLQMCLWIFVCVLLTIVNVLGCMQRWGMTVDIVCCIGLELATGLCVDYAAHVGHTFLTLKEGSSSDRAFKTVTSIGSAVLLGGGSTFLSLSLLSMSKAYTFQSFFKIFLLVILFGLFNGLVFLPVGLSLIGPGAYQTKKLKNTAEMVELNGKRDTLEKQLEDG, encoded by the coding sequence ATGGCTAAGAATAAAAGTGTCAGGACTCCCCAAGAACTATGGGAGTCaatgtcatcaaaatctgttcatcTCGTTGAAGGAATATTTTTCCACCTTGGTGTGTTGGTGGCAAGACATCCATGGAAAACTGTAGTTCTAACTCTCAGCTTTGTAATTCTAAGCTGTGTTGGACTACTAAAATTTCATATAGAGAAGAATCCTATGAACTTATGGGTACCACCGGaatcagatttttattatgatacaaACTGGTACATAGATAAATTTGGAACTGGACTTAGACTTCAAAAGGTTATTATAACAGCAGACAATGTCCTGGATCCTCAGGTTCTATTGGCCATACACAATATAAGTACTAAAATTAAGTCTATAGAAGTGAAATATGAAGATAAAGTTTATACAATTAAAGACCTATGTTTTAAAGTTCCTGTTGTAAATTTTTATAGTTCAAGTAGAGACAAAAGATCCTTGGACTCAACAAGTGGTGATAATAACTCAACAAAAAGTGGTAACAGTGACAGTGATTTTTCAGACCCAACACTCTGGGTCAATGATGACTTTTATTGTGATTTCTTAGAGAGTTTCCAATACACATGCCTTCAGAACAATATTTTAGACATGTGGAAGAATGATCTGGCAGAAATAACTTTAGCAACTAGAAAAGATATTTTAGATAAAGTTAATAAGGTTAAAACTAATCCTACTACTGGTCACCCAGTTGATTACTTACAACATTTTGGGGGATTGTCATATAATGAGCACAGGGAAGTAGTAGCTGCTAAGTCAGTCATGTTGACATGGTACACTCAGGTAAACATGAGTACAGTTGACATCAATGAAGTTGGTAATTTAGTTGGTACTGAAGATTGGGTGTCTATTCCACTAGCTTTATGGGAGAACAAGTATTTGGAAGTATTGAGTTCCATGTCCCACAACTTGAGTGGACTTGAAGTATTTTATGAAGCTGGAAGAAGTTTTGCTGACATAAGTGGTCAAGCTATGTTTGATGAATTAGATAAACTGTTTTTAGGCATAATGTTGATGTTTATATATATACAGTTTGCTTTGTCGCGTTTTAACTGGTTACAAATCAGATTGACATTGGGCAGTGTTGGTCTGTTGTGTGTCGGCCTGGCGTATGTTTCCGCCGTAGGGTGGTGTTCTATTCTTGGTATATCATTTGGTCCAATTCATTCTTCTCTACCTTTTCTTCTTATGGGTCTCGGAATTGACGATATGTTCGTCATGAAGGCGTGTTGGGATAATTTGCCTGAATCAGCTTCACAAAAAAGTTTACCAGTGAAAGTAGGTTTGATGCTGAAACACGCAGGTGTGTCTATCGTAATTACGTCGTTCACTGATATTGTTGCCTTACTTATTGGTGCTATTACGATATTACCGTCATTGAAATCCTTTTGTATATACGCCGCAGTAGGTGTGTTCTTCATTTTCTGTTACTCTGTCACCTTTTATGTAGCCGTATTCACACTCGATATTAAACGTATACAAGACAATAGGAACGGTATCTTATTCTGTTATCAGCACAAAAGGGAAATTAAAATAGCCACAGAAAAAACTATGTTTCAGAATGCCttagcatatttttataaaaatgtcgtGTTTACTATTCCAGGTAAAACTATAGTAATTCTGTTTACTACCATTATAACCGGTTTTAGTATTCAAGCGATCCTTCACCTTGAACAAAGGTTCGATCCTAAATGGTTTATCCCTGAAGATACATACTATAAAGATTTTATGAATGCACAAGATTATTACTATCCCGATGAAGGCAATATGGCTATGGTTTTTCTTGGTAAAATGGATTACAATAaagaacttataaaattaaacggTATGATGCAAGAGTTAAAGAAAGAAGTATACATTAATGATGTTAGTGCCTGGGTAGAATCCTTCCATCaatatgtattacaaaattttaatcgTGATCTGTTTAAAAATGAATCAGCGACATCGGATTCtgaatttaaaagttatttgtcTAGATTCTTATACAGCCCTATTGGCGGCAGATATCAGGTAAATTTTAAGTTTGCCGATCATTTCTTATGTGGCGATCCAGCTACCGAAATATTAGCGTCCACGATGtcttttaaatttatgaaatttcGAGGTCCGGATGAATATATTCCGGCAATGAATCATGTCAAAGATATAGTGAAATCGACGAATATAACAAGCGGGGACGGTTATAAGAGTGTTTGGTCAAAAATTTTCTCAAGCTGGGTAACAGATGAGATCATAGCCGTTGAAGTTGAGAGGAACATAGAGTTAGCGTTGCTGTGTGTGATGGTGTGtacgattattttaataacaaatctTCAAATGTGTTTGTggatttttgtgtgtgttttgttGACGATTGTCAACGTACTAGGCTGTATGCAAAGATGGGGTATGACAGTAGATATAGTTTGTTGTATTGGTCTAGAGCTTGCAACTGGCTTGTGCGTGGATTATGCAGCGCACGTAGGTCACACATTTTTGACGCTCAAGGAAGGTTCCAGTTCAGATAGGGCATTTAAAACTGTAACTTCCATTGGATCTGCAGTGTTGTTAGGTGGAGGTTCCACTTTCCTCTCGTTATCTCTTCTCAGTATGTCAAAAGCATATACTTTCCaatcatttttcaaaattttccttTTAGTAATTCTTTTCGGACTATTCAATGGATTGGTGTTTTTGCCAGTAGGCTTATCTCTAATAGGGCCTGGAGCATATCAAACtaagaaacttaaaaatactGCAGAAATGGTAGAACTGAATGGAAAGCGTGACACTTTAGAAAAACAATTAGAAGACGGATGA